One genomic region from Anopheles bellator chromosome 2, idAnoBellAS_SP24_06.2, whole genome shotgun sequence encodes:
- the LOC131212898 gene encoding fibrous sheath CABYR-binding protein-like: MDFVFRALFVQFLALGLLVPLVRPQTGGTDCNGKDYLCLDDVRFQLCVDYGNGRPTTVNDEVQQCPAGTFCSNSGHFECDSFVPPSTTAAPQVGDAEPATEPTESAPEVVEEEATLPPAEEVAPEAPEATTVAPEVAPTVEATEVPEQTQEPQESTVEPSEPETEASSDQPATTEAETETEAAPESSVPPTESSSQSSEPEEPEVTEGETPEATDAPAPEQTTATPEASPEPEPQEPTEQVTEAEEEATAAPTTTSTTDEPATEGSPSTGTSDEPTDSDQASEVPSTEPVTDEAEVPEASPTESAPETTESVATSEAPAGSGSGSGSDESGSSGSGQDSEEPSGESAGSGSNEATTVAAPVAVPEPFVCQTAGRFPHPNDCHKYFICFWLPFGLYNLEQSCLPGFAYNPTLERCTADQSVCFPGQFTCTAPGRFPDPASPTSYFWCVWNVLGGYVQYNLQCPLGQVFNPFRGRCAFVVAGRSLPVGEPLPVGEEEAVAAAAAAEPAFVEPLEPVDGTQAPALKVKFECLEEGTFADPNNCSRYFVCTLKKLDKFKKSKFKCVTGERFDALVGGCVPDVDALCE, encoded by the exons ATGGATTTCGTGTTTAGAGCCCTGTTCGTGCAGTTCCTCGCACTC gggctgctggtgccgctcgTGCGGCCCCAAACCGGAGGGACCGACTGCAACGGCAAAGACTACCTGTGCCTGGACGATGTTCGGTTTCAGCTGTGCGTAGACTATGGCAACGGCCGCCCGACGACGGTCAACGACGAGGTGCAGCAGTGCCCGGCCGGGACCTTCTGCAGCAACAGCGGTCACTTCGAGTGTGACTCGTTCGTGCCACCGTCAACGACGGCCGCGCCCCAAGTTGGCGATGCTGAACCGG CTACGGAACCCACCGAGAGtgcgccggaagtggtggAAGAAGAGGCCACGCTGCCTCCAGCTGAGGAGGTCGCACCGGAGGCACCAGAAGCCACTACGGTGGCCCCGGAAGTGGCCCCGACGGTGGAAGCCACGGAGGTACCCGAGCAGACCCAGGAACCCCAGGAGTCTACCGTAGAACCGTCGGAGCCGGAAACAGAGGCTTCGTCGGACCAACcagccaccaccgaagcgGAGACGGAGACCGAAGCAGCACCGGAGTCGAGCGTTCCCCCGACGGAATCGTCATCGCAATCAAGCGAGCCTGAGGAACCGGAAGTTACCGAGGGCGAAACACCGGAAGCAACGGATGCACCGGCACCAGAACAGACGACAGCAACGCCCGAAGCCTCTCCGGAGCCTGAACCCCAGGAGCCAACGGAACAGGTCACGGAGGCCGAGGAGGAGGCTACGGcagcaccgaccaccaccagcaccaccgatgAGCCGGCAACCGAAGGATCGCCATCGACGGGCACTTCCGACGAACCGACGGACTCCGATCAGGCGTCCGAAGTTCCCTCGACGGAGCCCGTCACCGATGAGGCCGAAGTACCCGAGGCCAGCCCCACGGAGTctgcaccggaaacgaccgAATCCGTGGCCACTTCGGAGGCTCCAgctggctccggctccggctccggctcggaCGAGAGTGGCTCGTCCGGCTCTGGCCAAGACTCCGAGGAACCGTCGGGCGAGTCGGCCGGATCGGGCTCGAACGAAGCAACGACTGTTGCCGCTCCAGTCGCCGTGCCGGAGCCCTTCGTCTGCCAGACGGCGGGCCGATTCCCGCACCCCAACGACTGCCACAAGTACTTCATCTGCTTCTGGCTCCCGTTCGGACTGTACAACCTCGAGCAAAGCTGCCTGCCCGGGTTCGCCTACAACCCGACGCTGGAGCGCTGCACCGCGGACCAGAGCGTTTGCTTCCCGGGCCAGTTCACGTGCACCGCGCCCGGCCGCTTCCCGGACCCGGCCAGCCCGACCAGCTACTTCTGGTGCGTCTGGAACGTGCTCGGTGGCTACGTCCAGTACAACCTCCAGTGTCCGCTCGGCCAGGTGTTCAACCCGTTCCGGGGGCGCTGTGCGTTCGTCGTAGCCGGTCGCTCCCTTCCGGTCGGtgagccacttccggtcggcgaGGAGgaagccgtcgccgccgcagccgccgctgaGCCCGCCTTCGTGGAGCCGCTCGAGCCGGTCGACGGAACCCAGGCCCCGGCGCTGAAGGTCAAGTTCGAGTGCCTCGAGGAGGGCACGTTCGCCGATCCCAACAACTGTAGCCGCTACTTCGTGTGCACCCTGAAGAAGCTGGACAAGTTCAAGAAGAGCAAGTTCAAGTGCGTCACGGGCGAACGCTTCGACGCCCTGGTCGGTGGCTGCGTTCCCGACGTCGACGCGCTTTGCGAGTGA